CGCCGGCATCAGCCCGGCCCGTCAACTGAAAACCCAGTGAGGATTCAATCCATGGAACTTATGCCCATCCTCTCCACCCTGCGCCGCCACAAGACCGCGGCGGGCCTGATCGTGCTCGAGGTCGCGCTCACCTGCGCCATCGTCTGCAATGCCCTGCACCTGATTCAACAGCGCGTGGAGCGCATCCAGGCCGAAAGTGGTCTGGCTGAATCTGAGTTGGTGACCCTCTACCTCAGCGGCATCGGCAAAGCCGACAATGTCGACGAAATCACCAGCCAGGACCTTCAGGCCCTGCGCGCCCTGCCTGGCGTGAAAAGCGCCACCATCATCAACCAGGTGACATTCGGCAACAGCAGTACCGTCAGCGGTATGCGCCAACAACCGGAACCCAATGGCGAAGGCATCGCCGTGCCGCAATACGCCAGCGATGAACATGCGCTGGCGACCATGGGCCTGAAACTCGTCGAGGGCCGCAACTTCCGCGCCGAAGAAATCGTGCTCGACAACGCCTTCAACGGCCCCGGCGAAAACCCGCCGCGCCCCCGCCAGGTCATCATCAGCCAAGCCCTGGCGAAACGTCTGTTTCCCGGCAGTTCAGCTCTCGGCAAGCAGGTGTACGTCTTCGGCGATGTGCCGATCGAGGTGATTGGCGTGGTGCAGACCTTGGGTGAGGTTCATCCGGGACCCCAAGCCCAAGGACCGAACGAAACCGGAGGTGCAGGCCGGTACGGCATGCTGCTGCCGCTGCGCAACAGCTATCGCGGAGGCTTCTACGTGATGCGCGTGGACCCGGCTCAACGCGATGCGGTGCTCAAGGCGGCCACCCCGGTGCTGGAGTCCATCGGCGGCAAGCGCATGGTGCGCGAGGCGCGCACTCTGGAGGAGATGCGCAGCAGCTACTACGCGCAGGACCGCGCCATGATCTGGCTGCTCGGCGGCGTTTGCGTGGCCCTGCTCCTGGTCACGGCCCTGGGCATCGTCGGCCTGGCCAGTTTCTGGGTGCAGCAGCGCACCCGCATGATCGGCACCCGGCGCGCCCTGGGCGCCACACGCGGGCAGATCCTGCGATATTTCCAGCTCGAGAACCTGCTGCTGTCCAGCGCCGGCATTGCGCTCGGCATGGGCGCGGCCTACGGCATCAATCTGGCCCTGATCCGCAGCTATGAGCTGCCCTTGCTGCCGGCCTATTACCTGCCGGTGGGCGCGCTGGCGCTTTGCTTGCTGGGGCAACTGGCCGTGCTGGGCCCGGCGCGGCGCGCCGCAGCCTTGCCGCCGGTGGCAGCGCTGCGCTTCTGAGGCCCGCCCGCATGAAGGCTCTTGCTATGCTCGCCACCCCATGAGACATGTGCTGATCATCGATGACAACGCCGGCGTGCGCGAGGCCCTGGCCCTGCTGCTCTCCCTGCACGACATCGAGCCCCTGCTGGCCGACAGCCCGGCCCAAGGTCTGGCCCTGCTGGCGCGGGCCCGCCCTCCCGTGGACCTGGTGATCCAGGACATGAACTTCAGCGCCGATACCACCTCGGGCGAAGAAGGCGCGGCCCTGTTCCGCGCCATCCGGGCCCAGCACCCCGACCTGCCCGTCATCCTGCTGACTGCCTGGACCCGGCTGGAGGCGGCGGTGGAGCTGGTCAAGGCCGGCGCGGCCGACTACCTGGCCAAGCCCTGGGATGATCACAAGCTGGTGGCCACGGTGGAGAACCTGCTGGAGCTGGGCGAATCCAACCGCGCCCTGAGCCAGGCGCGCCAGGCCCGCCAGGCTCGCCGCGCACAGCTGACGCAGCGCCTGGATCTGGCCGGCATGGTGTTCGCCTCCGATGCCATGCTGGGCACGCTGGAGCTGGCCGCACAGGTGGCGCGCACCGAGCTGCCCGTGCTGATCAGCGGGCCCAATGGCAGCGGCAAGGAGCGGCTGGCGGCCATCGTCCATGCCAACTCGGCCCAGCGCACAGGTCCCTTCGTGGCCCTGAACTGCGGCGCCCTGCCCGCGGATCTGATCGAGGCCGAGCTCTTCGGCAGCGAAAGCGGCGCCTACACCGGCGCCCACAAGGCACGCGAGGGCCGCTTCGAGGCGGCCGATGGCGGCACGCTGTTCCTCGATGAAATCGGCACCCTGCCCCTGGCCGGCCAGGTCAAGCTGCTGCGCGTGCTGGAGACCGGGCGCTTCGAACGCCTGGGCTCCAGCCGCACGCGCAGCAGCCAGGTGCGCGTGATCAGCGCCACCAATGCCGACCTGAAGGCCATGGTCGCCGAAGGCAGCTTCCGCGAAGACCTGTACTACCGGCTCAATGTCTTTGAGCTGCGCCTGCCCCCGTTGGCGGAGCGGCGCGAAGACATCCTGGTGCTGGCCGAGCATTTCCTGGCCGGCGCGGCCTCCTTGTCAGAAGCAGCGCGCGAGGCCTTGCTGGCCCACCGCTGGCCGGGCAATGTGCGCGAGCTGAAGAATGTGATGGCGCGCGCCGGGCTGCTGGCTGCCGGCGCCAGCATCCAGCCGCAGCACCTCGGTCTGCAAGCGGCAGCGCCAGCGGCCGCCTCGGCAGCCGGCCATCGCAACCTCGACGAGCCCAGCCGCGAGGCTGTTCAGGCCGCCCTCACGGCCGCCGGCGGCGTGGTCAGCCGCGCCGCCCAGGCCCTGGGTCTGTCGCGCCAGGCGCTGTACCGGCGCATGGAGCGCTACGGCATGGCCGAAGCCAGCTGAGACCGATTCATGCAATGGCGACTCTTCCTGGCCCTGCTGGCCGCGGCCCTGCTCGGTGCGGGCGCGCAGGCCCTCATCCAGCAGTGGCAGTGGCCGATCTACAGCCTGCTGGTGCTGGCCCTGCCCCTGTACGGCCTGAGCGGCCAGCTGCTGGAGCCGCTGCGCCGCTTGCTGCGCGCGCTGGAGGGTGCGGTGCTCAGCTACCGCGATGGCGACTTCAGCATGTCCATCGCAGCCGGCCCCAGCGGCCCGCTGCGCCAGGCCGAGCTGGCCGCCTTGCTGCGCGCCCACCAAGAGCTGGGCCTGGCCCTGCGCGAGCAGCGCCAGCAGCTGGCCCGTCGCGAGCTGCTGCTGGACACGGTGGTACAGAACACGCCCCTGGCCTTGCTGCTGCTGCAGGAACCCGGCGGTGAAATCAGTTATGCCAATATTGCCGCGCGCCAATTGCTGGCCCGGGGGCGCAGCCTGGCGGGCCTGAGCCTGGCCAGCCTGCTGGATGACAGCCCCGAGACCTTGCGCCTGGCCCTGGCCAGCGGCCAGGACCAGGTCTTCGGCATGAGCGAAAACGGACAGGAGGAACTCTTCCACCTCTCGCAACGCAGCCTGCAGCTGCAAGGCCAGCCGCACCGCCTGCTGCTGCTGCGGCGCATGACCCGCGAGCTCTCGCGCCAGGAGGTGGCCAGCTGGAAGCGGGTGATCCGCGTCATCAGCCATGAGCTGAACAACTCGCTGGCCC
This region of Paucibacter aquatile genomic DNA includes:
- a CDS encoding sigma-54-dependent transcriptional regulator, with protein sequence MRHVLIIDDNAGVREALALLLSLHDIEPLLADSPAQGLALLARARPPVDLVIQDMNFSADTTSGEEGAALFRAIRAQHPDLPVILLTAWTRLEAAVELVKAGAADYLAKPWDDHKLVATVENLLELGESNRALSQARQARQARRAQLTQRLDLAGMVFASDAMLGTLELAAQVARTELPVLISGPNGSGKERLAAIVHANSAQRTGPFVALNCGALPADLIEAELFGSESGAYTGAHKAREGRFEAADGGTLFLDEIGTLPLAGQVKLLRVLETGRFERLGSSRTRSSQVRVISATNADLKAMVAEGSFREDLYYRLNVFELRLPPLAERREDILVLAEHFLAGAASLSEAAREALLAHRWPGNVRELKNVMARAGLLAAGASIQPQHLGLQAAAPAAASAAGHRNLDEPSREAVQAALTAAGGVVSRAAQALGLSRQALYRRMERYGMAEAS
- a CDS encoding sensor histidine kinase, with the translated sequence MQWRLFLALLAAALLGAGAQALIQQWQWPIYSLLVLALPLYGLSGQLLEPLRRLLRALEGAVLSYRDGDFSMSIAAGPSGPLRQAELAALLRAHQELGLALREQRQQLARRELLLDTVVQNTPLALLLLQEPGGEISYANIAARQLLARGRSLAGLSLASLLDDSPETLRLALASGQDQVFGMSENGQEELFHLSQRSLQLQGQPHRLLLLRRMTRELSRQEVASWKRVIRVISHELNNSLAPISSLSHSGAELARRAQTERLEAVFASIGERSRQLHRFLAAYAEFAKLPSPHWQSVDWPAFLAGLLAQHPYRLEGAEPTRPARFDPGQLAQALINLLKNAQEAGGPPEAVSLAVEWQARELCFVVRDRGCGMSEAVLAQALLPFYSTKRSGGQHGGSGLGLALAREIAEAHGGRIGLSNREGGGLEVRFCLPQ
- a CDS encoding ABC transporter permease; amino-acid sequence: MELMPILSTLRRHKTAAGLIVLEVALTCAIVCNALHLIQQRVERIQAESGLAESELVTLYLSGIGKADNVDEITSQDLQALRALPGVKSATIINQVTFGNSSTVSGMRQQPEPNGEGIAVPQYASDEHALATMGLKLVEGRNFRAEEIVLDNAFNGPGENPPRPRQVIISQALAKRLFPGSSALGKQVYVFGDVPIEVIGVVQTLGEVHPGPQAQGPNETGGAGRYGMLLPLRNSYRGGFYVMRVDPAQRDAVLKAATPVLESIGGKRMVREARTLEEMRSSYYAQDRAMIWLLGGVCVALLLVTALGIVGLASFWVQQRTRMIGTRRALGATRGQILRYFQLENLLLSSAGIALGMGAAYGINLALIRSYELPLLPAYYLPVGALALCLLGQLAVLGPARRAAALPPVAALRF